One part of the Malus sylvestris chromosome 2, drMalSylv7.2, whole genome shotgun sequence genome encodes these proteins:
- the LOC126606782 gene encoding probable glucan endo-1,3-beta-glucosidase BG5, which yields MAVSQWIAFILSFLATIYNHNIEIVEAKMTFDIGVNYGTLGDNLPSHEDVVQLFKDNHINKMRLFNPNPEVLKALMGQGISIVLGIPNEDLASLSESQEAVDQWFAVNVQPYIDDIEFNYIAVGNEVIPGELGSYVWQVMQYLQHTIDEYHYQSLKVTTVLPATALGVSYPPSAGQFSGEAAGIMASICPFLNYQGSPLMINVYPYFAYASKASDIPLDYAQFTATKPWLQDGNLSYYNLFDATVDAFFSAIEKSGGPDVAVVVSESGWPSAGNGDFTDTELAGTYVRNFVRHITSNVGTPKRPGAYIEGFVFAMFNENQKPSEEEQNFGIFYPNKKPVYPVF from the coding sequence ATGGCAGTTTCGCAATGGATTGCGTTCATTCTATCATTCCTAGCAACCATTTACAACCACAACATAGAAATTGTGGAAGCTAAGATGACATTTGACATCGGTGTTAACTATGGGACGTTGGGGGATAACCTCCCTTCTCACGAAGACGTGGTTCAGCTCTTCAAAGACAACCATATTAACAAGATGAGGCTGTTCAATCCTAATCCGGAGGTACTCAAAGCGCTGATGGGGCAAGGAATCTCCATAGTGCTAGGCATTCCTAACGAAGACTTAGCCAGTTTGTCAGAAAGTCAAGAAGCTGTGGATCAATGGTTTGCTGTCAATGTACAGCCCTACATAGATGACATTGAATTCAACTACATTGCCGTTGGAAACGAGGTTATACCCGGGGAATTAGGCAGCTATGTTTGGCAAGTAATGCAGTATCTACAGCACACCATCGACGAATACCACTACCAAAGCCTAAAGGTGACCACTGTTTTGCCAGCTACTGCCTTGGGAGTTTCATATCCACCTTCAGCCGGTCAGTTCAGCGGAGAGGCTGCCGGTATCATGGCTTCCATTTGTCCCTTTTTGAATTATCAAGGGTCGCCCCTTATGATCAACGTGTATCCTTACTTTGCCTATGCGTCAAAAGCTTCCGATATTCCCTTAGACTACGCTCAATTTACGGCAACAAAACCCTGGTTACAAGATGGGAACTTGAGCTATTACAACCTATTTGATGCCACAGTTGATGCTTTTTTCTCAGCAATAGAGAAATCCGGGGGACCCGATGTAGCCGTGGTGGTGTCCGAGAGTGGTTGGCCATCTGCTGGGAACGGAGATTTCACTGATACAGAACTTGCTGGGACGTATGTTAGAAATTTCGTAAGACATATAACCTCGAACGTAGGAACGCCGAAAAGACCCGGTGCTTACATAGAAGGCTTCGTCTTTGCAATGTTTAATGAGAATCAGAAACCCAGCGAAGAGGAGCAAAACTTCGGAATATTTTATCCCAACAAGAAACCTGTGTATCCTGTATTTTAA
- the LOC126606824 gene encoding uncharacterized protein LOC126606824 codes for MVEKRHEATSQLPSETPIEDVTLPEDVGFQIMTDVLDQNFGRRRGKVVRGMGKARVRETGGSSSRLKTVEVNALKEEVTQLRAEGEQMKVQLRAQDERMKAQDEEVRTCVGRVQELVQAIQMAGFQISLPAPRLAPPSTSDPSHPTDTQ; via the coding sequence ATGGTGGAAAAAAGACACGAAGCAACATCACAACTTCCCTCGGAGACTCCGATCGAGGACGTCACGCTACCTGAGGATGTAGGTTTTCAAATCATGACTGATGTCCTGGATCAGAACTTCGGTCGTCGTCGTGGCAAGGTTGTTCGAGGTATGGGGAAAGCGCGAGTTCGTGAAACGGGTGGCTCTTCTTCCAGATTGAAAACAGTAGAGGTCAATGCATTGAAAGAGGAAGTGACGCAGCTGAGGGCCGAGGGTGAGCAGATGAAGGTGCAGCTGAGGGCCCAGGATGAGCGGATGAAGGCCCAGGACGAGGAGGTGAGGACCTGTGTCGGGAGGGTGCAAGAACTTGTACAAGCCATACAGATGGCTGGCTTCCAAATCTCGCTACCAGCACCTCGTCTTGCTCCACCTTCGACCTCAGACCCATCTCACCCTACCGATACCCAGTAG